One genomic segment of bacterium includes these proteins:
- a CDS encoding T9SS type A sorting domain-containing protein codes for MKWRMILKITGLLAALVFLAPAVMAQCTSSVPTQLYLGESACVRICPYEYYPAIELIGSLNGFDRPPILIFGAGCNPNTTNCANPSCTAVTVPELVFNGNQFYPNQWYGNNSCMEVFMYWGHDAIWWIEIWPWNCSGCFCITFEAQLDVEFSQDFAAVAGVGEVRLTWATASETDNDHFEIERDSHRLTEVDSRGDGATGYSYEWVDTDVIAGMTYSYTLWTVDINGHRENAGTVNATPTASMGTVTEYALYQNYPNPFNPNTLIEFDLVEPSRVLLKVYNPMGEEVATLLNGEVSGGRHNVTFNGRNLTSGLYFYTITAGDHFTATRKMLLVK; via the coding sequence ATGAAGTGGAGAATGATTCTGAAGATCACGGGCCTCCTGGCGGCGCTGGTATTCCTGGCGCCGGCGGTGATGGCACAGTGCACATCCAGCGTGCCGACACAGCTCTATTTGGGAGAGTCGGCCTGCGTGAGGATTTGTCCCTACGAGTACTATCCGGCGATTGAGCTCATCGGCAGCCTCAACGGCTTTGATCGTCCGCCGATCTTGATTTTCGGTGCGGGCTGCAATCCCAATACGACCAATTGCGCGAATCCGAGCTGTACGGCGGTCACGGTTCCGGAGCTGGTTTTTAACGGCAATCAGTTTTATCCGAACCAGTGGTACGGGAACAACAGTTGCATGGAAGTGTTCATGTACTGGGGCCACGATGCCATCTGGTGGATTGAGATTTGGCCGTGGAATTGCTCTGGTTGTTTCTGCATCACCTTTGAGGCACAGCTCGACGTAGAATTCAGCCAGGACTTCGCGGCCGTGGCCGGAGTCGGTGAGGTTCGTTTGACGTGGGCTACCGCTTCCGAAACCGACAACGATCACTTCGAGATCGAACGCGACAGCCACAGGCTAACAGAGGTGGACAGTCGCGGCGACGGCGCTACCGGCTATTCCTACGAATGGGTAGATACGGACGTGATCGCCGGTATGACGTACAGCTACACGCTCTGGACGGTGGACATCAATGGTCACCGGGAGAATGCCGGCACGGTCAATGCCACCCCCACCGCTTCGATGGGCACGGTAACGGAGTACGCGCTGTACCAGAACTATCCGAACCCGTTCAATCCGAACACTCTGATCGAGTTTGATCTGGTGGAGCCGAGCCGGGTGCTGCTCAAGGTGTACAATCCGATGGGAGAAGAGGTCGCCACGCTGCTGAACGGCGAGGTCAGTGGCGGCCGCCACAACGTTACGTTTAACGGACGGAATCTCACCTCCGGCTTGTACTTTTACACGATTACGGCCGGGGATCATTTCACCGCCACCCGCAAGATGCTGCTGGTGAAATAG